The proteins below come from a single Desulfovibrio sp. JC022 genomic window:
- a CDS encoding Z1 domain-containing protein has product MNNAINDIQKDIEIYATQLLSRLVAQEKEITKDQFNLAVKNAISGTAALNPEDEIEKIDVDIIVNKLQEKFDIQMTLGTIFPGDKYTPWLEQKYGDIDWYYWGRYRQLLLQDGFPPQVVRSLGSVTDQVIDHLENPQKEGSWDRRGMVVGHVQSGKTANYTGVICKAADCGYKVIIVLAGMLNALRNQTQERIDSGFIGRCTRLNEWIGAGLISKERIPTYFTTSTDDFSKQVSKVGVGIDGLREPAVLVLKKNSNTLSNLIDWLENNNPHKLQSYPMLLIDDEADHASINTKTDGITAINGKIRQLLSLFKQSSYVGYTATPFANIFIDPDTNDEMINENLFPRDFILSLDAPDNYVGPERVFSKNTDLKMICEVDDYSTILPLTHKIDREIEELPPSLNEAIVCFVLARAIRLSRGQTTVHNSMMINVSRFTNIQSKVKLLVDEYIKEELRPAIKNHSKLPPEQALQNSTLEAIYNTWEKHFHDMNFEWSAVQNLLEQAIGPVGVIEVNGSSTAEPLNYSREDYPNGRNVIAVGGLGLSRGLTLEGLTVSYFLRNSIMYDTLLQMGRWFGYRDNYADVCRLFMSKEAKGWYAHISKATEELRIEFLKMKNARMTPSDFGLCVRAHPESLIVTARNKMRSGKRVPRKIGLEGRLVETKSLSSKKEVVARNLLSLDGIITKIQNNENSTQHHGQTYYLWKDVAWEIIESFLNSFINTPSSDLTESLPLKDHGSWLAATGYSNWDVLLMTPKDGKSKIKKNIETIKINAQIRTVKEETESSIKFPNRRVASGSIEKIGLDANQEGKALSLAKNKKLSDTVYREARDKPLLMLHLLDCQLEENSPLFKEGILGWGMSFPGSPGSKRPKKLVEYVVNTVWWDNEYGELIEDEDIIDE; this is encoded by the coding sequence ATGAATAATGCTATAAACGACATACAGAAAGACATTGAAATTTATGCAACACAACTCCTCTCAAGATTAGTCGCTCAAGAAAAAGAAATAACGAAAGACCAATTTAACCTTGCAGTTAAAAACGCAATTAGCGGAACAGCAGCATTGAACCCGGAAGATGAGATTGAGAAAATTGACGTCGATATTATCGTCAACAAGCTACAAGAAAAATTTGATATCCAAATGACATTAGGAACCATATTCCCGGGGGACAAATATACCCCGTGGCTTGAACAAAAATATGGAGATATTGATTGGTATTACTGGGGAAGATACCGCCAATTGCTGTTGCAAGATGGGTTCCCCCCGCAAGTAGTGCGCAGCTTGGGCAGCGTCACAGATCAAGTCATTGACCACTTAGAAAATCCTCAAAAAGAAGGAAGTTGGGATCGCAGAGGAATGGTTGTTGGTCATGTCCAATCAGGCAAGACAGCAAACTACACAGGAGTAATCTGCAAAGCAGCCGACTGCGGCTACAAGGTCATTATCGTTTTGGCAGGCATGCTGAACGCACTGAGGAACCAGACTCAAGAACGTATTGACAGTGGATTTATTGGTCGGTGCACGCGCTTAAATGAATGGATTGGAGCAGGGTTAATCTCAAAAGAACGCATACCAACATATTTTACAACCAGTACTGATGATTTTAGCAAACAAGTATCTAAAGTAGGCGTCGGCATTGACGGACTACGAGAACCAGCGGTTTTAGTTCTTAAAAAAAACAGCAACACACTCAGCAACTTGATTGACTGGCTGGAAAACAACAATCCTCACAAACTTCAGTCCTATCCAATGCTTTTGATTGACGACGAAGCAGACCATGCTTCGATAAACACCAAGACAGACGGAATCACTGCAATAAACGGCAAAATAAGACAATTATTGTCTCTTTTTAAACAATCATCATACGTGGGATACACAGCAACTCCTTTTGCCAATATTTTTATCGACCCGGACACTAATGATGAAATGATAAACGAAAACTTGTTCCCTAGAGACTTCATCTTAAGCCTTGATGCTCCAGACAACTATGTCGGCCCGGAACGGGTTTTCAGCAAAAATACAGATTTGAAAATGATTTGTGAAGTTGACGATTACAGCACAATACTTCCTTTAACTCACAAAATAGATAGAGAAATTGAAGAACTCCCTCCAAGCTTAAATGAAGCCATCGTATGCTTCGTGCTAGCTAGAGCTATTCGCTTAAGCAGAGGACAGACAACAGTACACAACTCTATGATGATAAATGTTAGCCGTTTTACTAACATTCAATCAAAAGTTAAATTGCTCGTTGATGAATACATAAAAGAAGAATTGCGCCCAGCAATTAAGAACCACAGCAAACTGCCACCAGAGCAAGCATTACAAAATTCAACATTAGAGGCTATTTACAACACATGGGAAAAGCATTTTCACGATATGAATTTTGAATGGAGTGCTGTCCAAAACCTACTGGAACAGGCTATCGGCCCAGTAGGAGTAATTGAGGTGAATGGATCTTCTACAGCGGAGCCATTAAACTATAGCAGGGAAGACTACCCGAATGGGAGAAATGTGATTGCCGTTGGCGGACTTGGCCTATCTAGGGGACTTACTCTTGAAGGGCTGACCGTTTCATATTTTTTGCGCAATTCAATCATGTACGACACATTGCTCCAGATGGGCCGCTGGTTTGGGTATCGTGACAACTATGCTGATGTATGTCGTCTTTTTATGAGCAAAGAAGCAAAAGGCTGGTATGCACATATATCCAAAGCAACGGAAGAATTAAGAATTGAATTCTTAAAAATGAAGAACGCTAGAATGACTCCAAGTGATTTTGGGTTATGCGTTAGAGCTCATCCAGAATCTTTAATTGTAACTGCTCGAAACAAAATGAGATCTGGCAAGCGTGTCCCGCGAAAAATTGGGCTTGAAGGAAGACTAGTTGAGACTAAATCTTTAAGCTCCAAAAAAGAAGTTGTCGCTCGAAACCTGCTTAGTTTGGACGGCATTATCACTAAAATTCAAAACAACGAAAACTCTACACAACACCATGGTCAAACCTATTATTTGTGGAAAGACGTCGCATGGGAGATTATTGAAAGCTTTTTAAATTCATTTATAAACACGCCGTCATCAGACTTAACGGAATCACTTCCGTTAAAGGACCACGGATCATGGCTTGCTGCGACTGGGTATTCCAATTGGGATGTTTTGTTAATGACCCCCAAAGATGGTAAATCTAAAATAAAAAAGAATATTGAAACAATAAAGATCAATGCACAAATACGCACAGTAAAAGAAGAAACAGAGAGCAGCATTAAGTTTCCCAATAGAAGGGTTGCCAGCGGAAGCATTGAAAAAATCGGACTTGATGCAAACCAAGAAGGTAAAGCTTTGAGTTTAGCCAAGAACAAAAAATTATCAGATACTGTTTACCGTGAAGCTAGAGACAAGCCCCTGCTTATGCTACATCTTTTAGACTGCCAACTCGAAGAAAATTCTCCCCTTTTTAAAGAAGGAATTTTAGGCTGGGGAATGAGTTTCCCGGGATCTCCGGGCAGCAAACGGCCTAAAAAACTTGTTGAATATGTCGTTAACACTGTTTGGTGGGACAATGAATATGGGGAACTCATTGAAGATGAGGATATTATAGATGAATAA
- a CDS encoding AlpA family transcriptional regulator produces the protein MARQKLKDYFQQTVFESLLETLPPLVPRKDLPKYLGSLISIGHMANLDSAGLGPQSIKIGGRVVYTRESLVQWLEARSQ, from the coding sequence ATGGCACGACAAAAATTAAAAGATTATTTCCAGCAGACAGTTTTCGAGAGCCTTCTTGAAACACTTCCTCCCCTTGTTCCCCGCAAGGATCTTCCTAAATATTTAGGTTCACTCATCAGCATCGGACATATGGCGAATCTCGATTCCGCCGGACTCGGACCGCAATCTATTAAGATAGGTGGCCGTGTCGTCTACACCCGTGAAAGCCTCGTGCAGTGGCTCGAAGCTCGCAGCCAGTAG
- a CDS encoding TraK family protein has product MKKKKGFARVEFIANLKEIKTLHESGYNKRMIYDHLAEKGKVTMSYSIFCSYTFDGVRRKKRRKPKRSAITQEDRPFVHKSIVTKEDLDELI; this is encoded by the coding sequence ATGAAAAAGAAAAAAGGGTTCGCCAGAGTCGAATTCATAGCCAACCTCAAAGAGATAAAAACTCTTCACGAAAGCGGCTATAATAAAAGAATGATCTACGATCATCTGGCAGAAAAAGGCAAAGTCACAATGAGCTACTCCATTTTTTGTTCATACACCTTTGACGGGGTACGGCGAAAAAAGCGGCGCAAACCCAAACGCTCTGCCATCACACAAGAAGACAGGCCTTTCGTACACAAGAGCATCGTAACCAAAGAAGATTTGGATGAATTAATTTAG
- a CDS encoding DUF4433 domain-containing protein, with amino-acid sequence MPKKELQDIFIAHITHIDNLASIVADAHLYSDAKNLERKSCTQQIGMSKIKQRRLTELPVTCHSGTMVGEYVPFYFHHHSPMLYLIHIGNAELEYKGGQEKIVYLVSKMQAGIEWADENHKKWCFTSSNAGAYICDFYDSIDDLDKVNWEAVSQEYWQECKDEKQAEFLIQDAFPFELFTYIGVYNKEMLTEVNKALEGIERKPKVAVHPEWYYKGD; translated from the coding sequence ATGCCGAAAAAAGAACTACAAGACATCTTCATCGCCCATATTACCCATATCGACAATCTTGCATCAATTGTTGCCGATGCCCACTTGTATTCGGATGCGAAGAATTTAGAGCGGAAGTCCTGCACCCAGCAGATCGGGATGTCCAAAATCAAGCAAAGACGTTTGACCGAACTTCCGGTTACATGTCATTCTGGGACCATGGTTGGTGAATATGTTCCTTTTTACTTTCACCACCACTCACCCATGCTCTACCTGATCCATATTGGCAACGCAGAGCTGGAGTATAAAGGCGGACAGGAAAAAATCGTTTATCTTGTTTCCAAGATGCAGGCAGGCATTGAGTGGGCGGATGAGAACCATAAAAAATGGTGCTTCACATCAAGCAACGCCGGAGCATATATCTGCGATTTTTACGACTCCATTGACGATCTTGATAAAGTCAACTGGGAAGCGGTCAGTCAAGAATACTGGCAAGAATGCAAAGACGAAAAACAAGCCGAATTTCTGATACAGGACGCTTTCCCCTTTGAGCTTTTCACCTATATCGGTGTATATAATAAGGAAATGCTCACCGAAGTTAACAAGGCTCTGGAAGGGATAGAGAGAAAACCCAAAGTCGCTGTTCATCCAGAATGGTATTACAAGGGAGATTAA
- a CDS encoding helix-turn-helix domain-containing protein, which produces MKNIRLAIEEAFKPVVELEILNRKETLTVQEAADFLTVKKNTLDHWRSSGEGPRFSTLGRRIVYRRADLVQYVKDNSVEVF; this is translated from the coding sequence ATGAAGAACATTCGACTGGCTATTGAAGAAGCTTTTAAGCCGGTCGTGGAACTGGAAATTTTAAATCGGAAAGAGACACTTACAGTTCAAGAAGCCGCTGATTTTCTAACAGTGAAAAAGAATACTCTGGACCACTGGCGCAGTAGTGGCGAGGGGCCGAGGTTTTCAACCCTTGGTCGCAGGATCGTGTACAGAAGGGCGGATTTGGTCCAGTACGTTAAGGATAATTCGGTGGAAGTTTTTTAG
- a CDS encoding macro domain-containing protein produces the protein MIEITSGDIFQSKAQALVNTVNCVGVMGRGLALQFKKAFPENFTEYKAVCDKKELHIGMMFTHDTRNLTGEQRYIINFPTKRHWRAKSRIEDIQAGLAALVEEIKTKNINSIAIPPLGCGLGGLPWEMVRAEIENAFTALPETTVYLYEPKGSPAADQMTNKTKAPSMTKGRAALLRLMQQYINGLMAPSTTLLELQKLMYFMQESGEDLRLNFSKGIYGPYAENLRHVLNLIEGHFITGYGDGGDAPQKLIECRKDACADALTFLKKHEQTLSKVDRVGDLIAGFETPYGMEVLATVHWLVSKENATNVDEVFSGVQNWNARKAKMIQRRHVEIAYNALANKEWIQPEQPPI, from the coding sequence ATGATTGAAATAACAAGCGGAGATATTTTTCAGTCCAAAGCACAGGCCCTTGTGAATACCGTGAATTGTGTCGGAGTCATGGGCCGTGGTCTGGCCCTGCAATTCAAGAAAGCTTTCCCTGAAAATTTCACGGAATATAAAGCCGTGTGCGACAAAAAAGAATTGCATATCGGCATGATGTTCACCCACGACACCCGCAACCTTACCGGGGAACAGCGGTACATAATTAACTTCCCGACCAAACGCCACTGGCGGGCCAAAAGCCGCATTGAAGACATTCAGGCAGGGCTTGCGGCACTGGTCGAAGAAATCAAGACAAAAAACATCAATTCCATAGCAATCCCACCTCTAGGTTGCGGACTTGGCGGTCTGCCTTGGGAAATGGTTCGGGCTGAAATTGAAAATGCATTCACCGCCCTGCCCGAGACTACCGTTTATTTATATGAACCTAAAGGAAGTCCGGCAGCGGACCAAATGACCAACAAGACCAAAGCCCCAAGCATGACCAAAGGACGGGCTGCCCTGCTGCGGTTGATGCAGCAATACATCAACGGACTGATGGCTCCCTCCACTACCCTGCTGGAGTTGCAAAAGCTCATGTATTTCATGCAGGAATCCGGCGAAGACCTAAGACTCAATTTCAGCAAAGGCATATACGGTCCATACGCTGAAAACCTGCGCCATGTTCTCAACCTTATCGAAGGCCATTTCATTACCGGATACGGTGACGGGGGAGACGCACCGCAAAAGCTGATTGAATGCCGTAAAGACGCCTGTGCTGATGCACTGACTTTTCTCAAAAAACACGAACAAACACTATCAAAAGTGGATAGAGTCGGTGACCTGATTGCCGGTTTTGAAACACCTTACGGCATGGAAGTTCTTGCGACAGTACATTGGCTTGTCTCCAAGGAAAACGCCACGAATGTGGATGAAGTCTTTTCCGGTGTACAAAACTGGAATGCCCGCAAGGCTAAAATGATTCAGCGAAGACATGTAGAGATTGCTTACAACGCTCTTGCCAATAAAGAATGGATACAACCAGAGCAACCGCCAATCTAA
- a CDS encoding ATP-binding protein: MPTAIADIVDNSITAKAKNISLNFAWENGSPWLAIIDDGHGMDAQELINAMKFGSSNPRANRNIKDLGRFGLGMKTASFSQCRKLTVISKTNKKFYCCQWDLDEIARSTSEEWNLSIIDVSTGNGKIKELSESNLASIETGTIVLWEEIDRIDDQVTSQKQEQAFNRTMLEAREHLELVFHRFLSPERGHSKINLKINGSPIKGFDPFHSSSESTTELNQETIKCEGHEVIVQPFILPHHNKVPSTEYKRYAGKEGYLQNQGFYVYRNRRLIIRGTWFRLIKKADLTKLVRVKIDLPNSLDHLWRIDVKKSHAAPPESVRTQLKRIIEKISQAGKNVYKQKGRVLPSQEKHPVWNRRAVGNSIQYEINKTHPLINKIKDSMVPADQKLFDHTLTLFESNFPSARFFHDYAGSPEKLSTPDFEREEIETLLDTFVEMWALNENSDEQELKELLAISPFSRNRELTILILNERGLMR, translated from the coding sequence ATGCCTACCGCCATCGCAGATATTGTTGACAACAGCATCACCGCTAAAGCCAAAAATATCTCTCTAAACTTTGCATGGGAGAATGGCTCCCCATGGCTTGCTATTATTGATGACGGACATGGAATGGATGCCCAAGAATTAATAAACGCTATGAAATTTGGCAGTTCCAACCCTCGCGCGAATAGAAATATTAAAGATCTGGGAAGATTCGGACTGGGCATGAAAACTGCGTCATTTTCGCAATGCCGGAAATTGACGGTCATCAGCAAAACAAACAAAAAATTTTATTGTTGCCAATGGGACTTAGATGAAATTGCCAGATCCACATCTGAAGAATGGAACTTGTCTATAATAGACGTATCGACAGGCAACGGGAAAATTAAAGAACTTAGCGAATCTAATTTAGCAAGCATCGAAACTGGAACCATTGTTTTATGGGAAGAAATAGATAGAATTGACGATCAGGTTACAAGCCAAAAGCAAGAACAAGCATTTAACCGTACTATGCTTGAAGCTCGCGAACACCTAGAGCTTGTTTTCCATAGATTTCTATCCCCGGAGAGGGGGCACTCAAAAATCAATTTAAAAATCAATGGTTCTCCCATAAAAGGATTTGACCCTTTCCACTCTTCATCGGAGAGCACTACAGAGCTAAATCAAGAAACAATTAAATGTGAAGGGCATGAAGTAATTGTACAGCCATTTATACTGCCTCATCACAATAAAGTTCCTTCTACAGAATATAAAAGATATGCAGGCAAAGAAGGCTACCTGCAAAATCAAGGGTTCTATGTATACAGAAACAGACGGCTTATTATCAGAGGGACATGGTTTCGCCTTATAAAAAAAGCTGACTTGACCAAACTCGTCAGAGTTAAAATTGATCTCCCCAATTCTTTAGATCACCTATGGCGAATAGATGTAAAAAAATCCCACGCAGCTCCCCCAGAAAGCGTTCGCACCCAGCTAAAAAGGATCATTGAAAAAATCAGCCAAGCCGGAAAGAACGTATACAAGCAAAAAGGAAGAGTCTTGCCATCACAAGAAAAGCATCCTGTTTGGAACAGAAGAGCTGTCGGCAACTCGATTCAATACGAGATCAACAAAACACACCCGCTCATAAACAAAATTAAAGATTCAATGGTTCCAGCAGATCAAAAACTGTTTGACCATACGCTTACCCTTTTCGAGTCAAATTTCCCCTCGGCTCGCTTTTTTCATGACTATGCAGGGTCACCTGAAAAGTTATCCACTCCTGACTTCGAAAGAGAAGAAATCGAAACCCTGCTCGACACATTCGTCGAAATGTGGGCTCTTAACGAAAATTCAGATGAGCAAGAACTTAAGGAATTGCTCGCTATTTCCCCTTTTTCCCGAAATCGAGAGCTGACCATACTAATTTTAAATGAAAGAGGTTTAATGAGATGA
- a CDS encoding site-specific integrase has product MKRKKSKFTGVYMRESKDRRYKGKPDICFDVTFKEGSRKLWQKVGWRSEGITAAYASKIRAEIMRKVRLGMDVSTPKPMTFGQAFKEYEENHLTSLKSGDRVTRLYNARLKDEFENIKLKDISTIMLEKYKNRLLAEGLAPATATHCLAIFRSVFKKMVSWGKYKGAVPTDQISMPKKDNRRFRFLKKSEADELLSSLRARSEDTYLMALASLHTGMRFGEIASLRAEHISLRDGMIRIVDGKGESSRTVFMTTELRYQLSQRHLKAGELIFPNRDGKIRPMISKSFPRTVKALGLNDGIADKRDHVVFHSLRHTFASWLVQNGTPLYTVSELLGHSSLEMTQRYSHLAPEVLKAAAASFDRIVGDG; this is encoded by the coding sequence ATGAAAAGGAAGAAAAGTAAGTTCACCGGCGTGTACATGAGAGAGTCCAAAGACCGCAGATACAAGGGCAAGCCGGACATTTGTTTTGACGTAACTTTCAAAGAAGGATCACGCAAGCTCTGGCAGAAGGTCGGCTGGAGATCGGAAGGAATCACCGCCGCCTACGCTTCCAAAATCCGCGCTGAAATAATGCGCAAAGTCCGGCTGGGCATGGACGTATCAACACCGAAGCCCATGACCTTCGGGCAGGCCTTTAAAGAGTACGAAGAAAACCACCTGACCAGCCTCAAAAGCGGTGACCGGGTGACACGGCTGTATAATGCCAGACTAAAAGACGAATTTGAGAACATAAAACTTAAAGACATCAGCACCATCATGCTGGAGAAATATAAAAACAGACTGCTGGCTGAAGGACTGGCTCCGGCCACGGCAACGCACTGCCTCGCTATTTTCAGGTCGGTCTTTAAAAAAATGGTTTCATGGGGGAAATACAAAGGTGCGGTTCCCACGGATCAAATCTCCATGCCCAAAAAGGATAACCGCCGCTTTCGTTTCCTCAAAAAAAGCGAAGCCGACGAACTGCTCAGCTCACTGCGGGCCAGAAGCGAAGACACCTATCTTATGGCACTGGCCAGCCTGCACACCGGCATGCGCTTCGGAGAGATTGCCAGTCTGCGGGCAGAACACATAAGCCTGAGAGACGGCATGATCCGCATTGTTGACGGCAAGGGCGAAAGTTCCCGGACAGTCTTCATGACTACGGAGCTACGCTACCAGCTCAGTCAAAGACACCTCAAAGCCGGAGAACTCATTTTCCCCAATCGGGACGGCAAGATCCGGCCCATGATATCAAAGAGCTTTCCGCGCACCGTTAAAGCCTTGGGCCTGAATGACGGCATCGCCGACAAACGCGACCACGTTGTCTTTCACTCCCTGCGCCATACCTTCGCCTCATGGCTGGTCCAAAATGGAACGCCCCTCTACACCGTGAGTGAACTTCTGGGACATTCATCTCTGGAAATGACGCAGCGGTATTCGCATCTGGCACCGGAGGTACTCAAGGCTGCGGCTGCTTCTTTTGATCGGATTGTGGGGGATGGATAG
- a CDS encoding DUF3987 domain-containing protein, with protein sequence MLKAEEGRRNDSLNKVAFQVGKDIASGKAGENSVSDVAKAALKAGLGTQEIQRTIQSGVQAGKKVVEESNPYSSIATSAWPVPNPNVFYGLAGEFARFAVENSEADPIAVLATFLCRFGVEVGQSPHMFAGEKQYSRINAVLVGQSSKARKGTSSIPIRELFSFNDKGWGSAQTSSGPLSSGEGLIYAIRDPELKYQVDKSTGVGERITIDPGVEDKRLFILDPEFAGALACTKREGNTLSTIVRTLFDGGTIEPLTKTSKLVATDPHVAITTHITLQELHARLDRVEIFNGFANRFLWLCVRRTKLIPFPEPLDSQRVKEFQKKLFELLDFAKERSQMDFDPEARNQWGAVYPQLAKERTDLLGSVLNRSEAYVRRIALIYALLDGSGSVRLPHLKAALALWDYCEQSARFIFAGLESDSTSQKIMEALGESGGMLDTSGLYKFFGNHISKQKMTVALNNLLASRNIRVEETKPQGGGWPRKIFYLCEKS encoded by the coding sequence ATGCTGAAGGCCGAAGAGGGCAGGCGTAACGATTCATTGAACAAGGTCGCTTTTCAGGTAGGTAAAGACATTGCGTCTGGGAAGGCCGGAGAGAATTCCGTTAGTGACGTTGCTAAAGCTGCTTTGAAAGCGGGATTGGGAACGCAGGAAATCCAACGGACCATCCAGAGCGGCGTACAGGCCGGGAAGAAGGTTGTTGAAGAAAGTAATCCGTATTCCAGCATCGCAACTTCGGCTTGGCCTGTCCCAAATCCAAATGTCTTTTACGGTTTGGCTGGTGAATTTGCCCGGTTCGCAGTGGAGAACTCAGAAGCTGATCCTATTGCCGTACTTGCGACTTTCCTATGTCGCTTTGGTGTTGAAGTCGGGCAGTCCCCGCATATGTTTGCCGGAGAGAAGCAGTACAGCCGGATCAATGCCGTATTGGTCGGGCAGAGTTCAAAGGCCCGTAAAGGGACTTCCTCAATTCCCATCCGGGAGTTGTTCTCCTTCAATGATAAAGGATGGGGGTCGGCACAGACATCCTCCGGTCCACTTTCCAGTGGTGAGGGCCTTATTTATGCCATCCGTGACCCGGAATTGAAATATCAGGTCGATAAAAGCACCGGAGTCGGCGAGCGGATCACCATTGATCCCGGCGTTGAGGATAAACGGCTTTTCATCCTTGATCCAGAATTCGCCGGGGCCTTGGCCTGCACAAAGCGGGAAGGGAACACCCTCTCGACAATCGTTCGTACTCTCTTTGACGGCGGAACCATCGAACCGCTGACTAAAACCAGCAAGCTGGTGGCAACTGATCCGCATGTCGCCATTACCACCCACATCACTTTGCAAGAGCTGCACGCCCGTCTTGATCGGGTTGAGATCTTCAATGGTTTTGCAAACCGTTTTCTCTGGCTCTGCGTTCGCAGAACAAAATTGATTCCTTTTCCTGAGCCTTTGGACAGCCAGCGTGTGAAGGAGTTTCAAAAGAAGCTCTTCGAGTTGCTGGACTTCGCAAAGGAGCGTTCCCAGATGGATTTTGACCCTGAAGCCCGTAACCAATGGGGCGCGGTCTATCCGCAACTGGCGAAAGAACGTACAGACCTGCTCGGCTCGGTGCTGAACCGATCCGAAGCATATGTCCGGCGCATTGCTCTCATCTATGCCCTGCTTGATGGCAGCGGAAGCGTCCGCCTTCCCCATCTGAAAGCAGCCCTTGCGCTCTGGGATTATTGTGAACAGTCAGCGCGGTTCATTTTCGCCGGATTGGAAAGCGATTCGACCAGCCAGAAAATCATGGAAGCTCTGGGGGAGTCCGGCGGAATGCTCGACACCTCCGGGCTGTACAAATTCTTTGGAAACCACATCTCAAAACAGAAAATGACCGTGGCCCTGAACAACCTCCTAGCCAGCCGAAATATTCGGGTAGAGGAGACAAAACCGCAGGGAGGCGGGTGGCCCAGAAAAATATTTTATTTATGCGAAAAAAGCTAA
- a CDS encoding PD-(D/E)XK motif protein: MNNPWIKISQPSRNIKARRIDSQHPLNLFWAKDFRGRYLFLFDLEERSTFPVLPELAGIQALITEDEGRFSFVLILSEAANWEMFFALCQDLVHVSKNSKTNSSGFNVILARLFRWHEFLKKARSSILSEEAIKGLLGELLFLKRHLIPHFGASAAINFWTGPEGSPQDFCINNIAFEVKCQSGTTSPKIKISNIDQLCSQLPEMYLWVLTLGKSHKDEPDSVNLPDIIKSIYELLEQESTSLIDRFEDLLFQMGYFDLEQYTDFAYIVASEMCFEVKNDFPRLCPDNINTGIVNVSYGIELNACLPFEGKPDWM, translated from the coding sequence ATGAATAACCCATGGATTAAAATCTCCCAACCGTCTAGAAACATAAAAGCGAGAAGAATAGACAGCCAACATCCTCTTAATTTGTTTTGGGCAAAAGATTTCCGAGGACGTTATCTATTTCTGTTTGATCTTGAAGAACGGTCAACATTCCCTGTTCTTCCAGAACTCGCAGGCATACAAGCTTTAATAACGGAAGATGAAGGCAGGTTTTCCTTTGTTTTAATTTTGTCTGAGGCTGCAAATTGGGAAATGTTTTTCGCTTTATGCCAAGACTTGGTGCATGTTTCAAAAAACAGTAAAACGAACTCTTCCGGTTTCAACGTAATTTTAGCAAGGTTGTTTAGGTGGCATGAATTCTTAAAAAAAGCACGCTCAAGCATCTTATCTGAAGAAGCAATCAAAGGCCTTCTCGGAGAATTACTTTTCTTAAAAAGACATTTGATACCCCACTTTGGTGCTTCAGCAGCCATCAACTTCTGGACAGGTCCAGAAGGTTCACCTCAAGACTTCTGCATCAATAACATTGCTTTTGAGGTCAAGTGTCAGTCTGGGACGACATCACCAAAAATAAAAATATCAAACATTGATCAACTGTGTTCACAGTTGCCTGAAATGTATCTCTGGGTGCTCACTCTGGGGAAAAGTCACAAAGATGAACCAGACTCTGTCAATTTACCCGACATAATAAAGTCCATATACGAATTATTGGAGCAGGAATCGACAAGCCTAATAGATCGCTTTGAGGACTTGCTATTTCAGATGGGATATTTTGATTTGGAACAATACACCGACTTTGCATACATTGTTGCTTCGGAAATGTGCTTTGAAGTTAAAAATGATTTTCCCAGACTTTGCCCAGACAATATAAACACTGGAATTGTTAATGTTTCATACGGCATTGAATTAAATGCCTGCCTCCCTTTTGAAGGTAAACCTGACTGGATGTAA